A window of Gossypium raimondii isolate GPD5lz chromosome 7, ASM2569854v1, whole genome shotgun sequence genomic DNA:
TATGAACACAATGAAAAGCCCTTTGGACCTTTTTCAAATACAATGTCAGCCATCATTCAATTTCAGTGGACCTGCTGAGTTTGCCATATACTGTTCATACCTGTAAGTTCTCCATTAGGGAAGAAAGCCCAGAATGAATAAGGCCACCCATTCTTCAGAAATGAACCTTCCAACTGTCAAGTTCGGAATGTGAACAAGATTCATAAACCCCGtctattattaataaattaaggaGGAAATAGAGAGACAAAACCTTGTTGTCTTGGAAAGAGAGTTGGATTTGAGAGAGATGATGTTGGGATTCAAGTATTGTTTTCAATGGAGGAATAACATCCTCCCACATCAACTCCGGCAGACGGCAATGACTTTGCTGCTGGTTTGAGGCGCTTGCCTTCCTCCTTATTCTCAGCGGTGGCTAATACCAAATGAAAACACTTTCTTAAGCAAACTCGCAACTTCAAAAGATGAGCTTTGCTTATGGACAAAAGTAGCTCTATGTCACACCACTTAGAATGGAGAAACCTACTCACTCACTTGTAGGAGATGACGATTCTTGAACAGCAGAACAGGTGACACATCCACGAGAAGGAATCATTTTACTCATCATTTGCTGCCAAGTTACACACCAATTGTTCAACATGCATGCATACAAGACTAGAACCGGAGTAGTGGCTAtacaaaacaatatatttaacaATTCCCAAGAAGAAACTCTTGAGTtgtactaattttaaattttacttgatTATTCCGAAAATGTGAAACTCTTTCTGACATCCACATGCAGACAAAAAGTCTTGTAACGTGGAAGATTTCATCAAACTTATGATGATGCAAGTAATGATGGAAGCTACCATGACATAAGCAAGTGATGGAAGCAGCCATTAATTTGAGCATGCAACGTGGAAACAACCAAGGCCATGCAATTAAAGTTACAATAAGACAAATGAGACATGGAAGCAGCCACATCCATTTGAAGCCGAATCCTTATCAGAAACACTGTCAATTTCAAGATAAAACTTGTAATCATATTACGCATATAGACTctagaaataaaaacaacatttcATCTCTGAGTAAGGGTATAAATAGTCTTGTTGATAtgacttctttttatttttctaagttaTGTAAAAAGTAAAGTAGAAGAAAAGATAGATAATTTAGGagatattaaaaatttagacttAAACTATGAGTCTAAAGAAATATTAAGGAGAAGATAATGGGCttgtaataataaatcaattccTGTTTGGACTtgataatgatcaaatttattataacattcATCAATAGTTTTTGACAAATGTTCTTTGTCTTCATTAACAACAAATAATTGAGGGGTTCCAATCATCTTTTTAATGATCCAAATTTGATACGGCTGATAAAGTTTTTCTTGTTCAGCTAGATCAAAT
This region includes:
- the LOC105784667 gene encoding uncharacterized protein LOC105784667; the encoded protein is MWEDVIPPLKTILESQHHLSQIQLSFQDNKLEGSFLKNGWPYSFWAFFPNGELTGPKGFSLCSYGRGASTVEPFLVDEKKITAKHVVFWVEKRLAAQGIIPVWKE